The region TGGCTTCTGCTCGAATTTAATAGCGTATGTTATATCATTCGCGGAACAAAAAGCAAGGGAAATCGCTTCTGCGAACATCCTGGAGAGAGTCAGGAAGGCCATCTACCTGAAGACAAGAATCTCCCGTTAATCAAATAACTTGGGCCAATATACAGCCAGACAGGCAGCGCCATGCCGTGCTCAATACATACCGGCACAAGGACCCGTCTGTAGAGGCTGGAGCCGCCCGGACGGAAACCTTCCAGGCGGTCGATGGGGGGCAGGTGCGTCTCGGGGTCGTCGAAGGTGAGAAGCTCCCCGTACACGCGGCCCCAGTCGCCCGCTGTGGCGCTTTGCAGGGCCGGTTCGGGGTATGAGGCCGGCTGTTCGGAAAGGCGCGCCTGTGTGGCCACGTCGGCCGAAACGTCCGAAGTGCCATGGGCGAGGACATCCCCGTCCGGGACCTGCAGGACGGGGATGCCTGAGTGCATTTCATAAAGGCGACCGCGGACCACGGCTTCCCGGATGTTCAACACGCCCCGGCAGAAACGGTCATGATTCCAGAAACCGCGCTTCAGAGTCCCGTAGACGAAGAGTCTCAGCATCCCCTGAGTGTTCTCCTTCAGGGGTTCATCGGGGTTCATTGCATGCTCTGTCATGGTGCTTTCCCCCTCTTTTCCTGGACGATGAACTCGAGAGACTCCCTCGAGAACTCCGTGAGAACCTCGTGCCTGAACACAATCATGCTCATGGAGGGAACAGTCAGCTCCCGCCAGCCGCGCTCATCGGCCAGGACAGCGTCCAGGAAGGCCGGATCGGAGGCGTAAAGCACCGCCCGATGCTTGCGGTGGGTGCGGAACTCGAGCGGTTTGTTCCCCTTGAGCACGAGGATGGTTTCAGGATCGAGCCGGGACGCGAGCACCGCTGTCATCTGGCCCCGGCAGCGCCGAAGCCGTTCTTTGAACCACTCGACATCCATCCGACCGCTCCGTGCAGCCCTGGCCGCCAGGCGGAAGAGCAGCTCGCTGTCCACTTCGGCGAAGCGCCTCAGTTTGAAACGGCGAAACAGGTAATCGGCGTTGTAGATGGTGCCGTTGTGGGTGCCGATGACGTTCCCGGCCCGGATCGGGTGGTTGTTGCGATTGACCCGTTCATCCCCTCGGGTCCGCCAGCGCGTGTGGCCGAGCAGAACCGTTGTACGGTTGTCGATACCGGCCAAGACCTCGTGGAAAGCCTTGTCGGTGACGAACTGTCCGGCGGAGACCGGTCCCTTGAAGAGGCGATGCTCGCCGTCACGATTGAGCCAGGCCATCCCGGTTGCGTGGGGGCCCCGGCTTTCGCTCAAGACCAGCAGCCGGGTGAACAGCCAGGCCAGGAGCTCCCGTTCCTCGGCCCGTCGCCTTTTTTTGCCCAATATGACACCCGCCAGCCCGCACATCAGGACTTCCCTCCGTCCGGTTCCACCACGAAGCCTCGGAAGACACCCTCGGCGTATTCCTTGGGGTGGGTTTCGATCCATCCCGCGGCTTCGCTGAAGTCGAGTTCCCGGGCGATCCGGACGACCGCGGGGCGGTCGAGCATGTTGGTGAGTCCCGAGAGTCGCACCGCGTTGATGCCCTGCCAGACGAGGGCGGGGACGGGTATCCGCACGGGCGCGTCATCTTCGAGGACTTCAGCCAGGCCATGTTCGATCAAGGCGGCGAGGAGGGAGTCGGCCTTCTCCTCGGGGCTGTCGCCTTTGACCATCAGGTCGATGCCTGCGAGCATCTTGGCGTTGCGCAGGAGCATGTCGATGTAATCCTCGAAACTCCCCTGGTCAGAAAACAGGGCCGCCCCCTTCATGGCCCGGACGATTTCAAGGGAGGTTTTCCCGGTGAACACCTCGCCTTCGCCCTCAAGGGGTTTCCCGGCGAGGTCGGTATTCTTGATCAGCACTCTCACGGCGCACCTCCTTCATCCGTCTCCGCGGTGCCGTTCCCTGTAAACGCCGGAGGCCGGGGTTGCGGCCCGGCCTCCGTGGGGACATCCGCCTCGACGGCGGTTTGTGTCTTTGGTTTCGGTCTGCCTCGCTTGAACGCCGAGTCCCCCGGAAGCGCCGCGAGCAGGTGTTTGCGCGCGGTTTTGAACTCGTCGCCGATGAGTCCCAGATGGAGCAGAAAGACCCGGAAGTCGTAGCGGGCGCTCTGAGGATTGAACCTGCGCTTGCGGCTCGATGCCGCGCGTCCGTTCAGGGCTTTGGCGGCCACGGCCAGGACCAGCTGGATATAGGCCCGCACCTTACCGGCGTGAAGCGTTCCCTCGAACCAGCGGAACTCGACGGTTCCCCGGTACCAGACGTTGTGCAGGTTCACCCCGTGGTAGCGGGATGAGTCGAAATGCTGGGGCCGGCTGTTGTGATAGCCGTACCAGATCCGGTTGAGCTGGTCCTTGGTCTTGGGCCGTCGGCGCTCGATTTTTCTGATCAGGTCATCGCTCACCGGTTTGCTGTAGTTCCGCTGCCGGGTCTCGTTGACGCCCAGGGCGTTGAGGATGAGCGGCTCCTGCTTGTAGATGATCTTGGCCAGGTTGCCCAGGGTGCGGCCGTCGAATGCGGTGGCGTCCACATGAATATGGATGCCGCATCGCTGGTCGATTTTGGCTCCGCAGCGGCGCACCGCCCGGATCACTTCCTGAAGGGTCGGGATGTCGGTGTAGGCGAGTACCGGGCTCACCACCTCGGCCCGCAGGTGGCCGGGAACATTGATGAGCGATCCGTCGGCGACGACCTTCCAGGTCCGGCCCTGTTCATCGGTGATCTCCCAGGGGTCGAAACTGGCCGGGCTCCCGACATGGCGGACCTCGCCGCCCACCACCGACTGGACGGCGCGGGCCACACGCTCGCGTGTCCGTTTGACCGTCTCGATCTCGATTCCGAAGTTGATTTGGCGTAAGTCCATGGATTCTCCTTGCTGTTCGTAAGCCCTTGTATCGCAAGGGTTTCTGCGTTGTGTTCACACACATACAGGCTTCTTTCCGAACAGAAAGCAAGGCGAATTCGACGGACATGCCGAAGATAAGCCATTGATATTCAATGACTTATGTACACGGAGCCGTAACCGGCGGAAACATCGGGATTTATAGGCTTCCCCGCAAAACGGGGTGGCTGGGATCACTCCGAAAAAAGAACACCGATCAGCTCTTCTTCCACTCGGTTCCGGTGTGTTTTTCCCACTTTCCGCCGCCGGCGAGATCGATGTTGAACCACTCGTCGCCCAGGGACGGGTTGGGAATGGCCGCGTCCCGTTCGGCCTCCGTGCCCACACCCCGGTGAATGCCCGTCCGCGGCGTCAATCCCTGGCCGAGACGGTCCGAATCGAGCAGGTCCCGCCAAGCGAGTGACGGTGCTCTCAGGCGCGAAACAAAGGTCCGATAGGAGTCGGCATCGCGTGCTGAGCGGTATAGGAGGAAGGAGCCGTCGGCGTCGATGACGAGGCAGGGCGTGTAGCAGCGCTCGAGGAACGGCCCCTGGCCCGCCTGGAACACGGGATTGAAGGCAGCCTTGGTCCAATGGATGCGGTCCCAGGACCAGGCATAGCCGATCCCCGCGTTTCCGGCCTCCCCGCCGGAATAGAGCATCCACCAGCGGCCGTCGGCCAGACGCTCCACGTGGCAGGAGGAAACAT is a window of Candidatus Zixiibacteriota bacterium DNA encoding:
- a CDS encoding gamma-glutamylcyclotransferase is translated as MTEHAMNPDEPLKENTQGMLRLFVYGTLKRGFWNHDRFCRGVLNIREAVVRGRLYEMHSGIPVLQVPDGDVLAHGTSDVSADVATQARLSEQPASYPEPALQSATAGDWGRVYGELLTFDDPETHLPPIDRLEGFRPGGSSLYRRVLVPVCIEHGMALPVWLYIGPSYLINGRFLSSGRWPS
- a CDS encoding glucosamine 6-phosphate synthetase — encoded protein: MCGLAGVILGKKRRRAEERELLAWLFTRLLVLSESRGPHATGMAWLNRDGEHRLFKGPVSAGQFVTDKAFHEVLAGIDNRTTVLLGHTRWRTRGDERVNRNNHPIRAGNVIGTHNGTIYNADYLFRRFKLRRFAEVDSELLFRLAARAARSGRMDVEWFKERLRRCRGQMTAVLASRLDPETILVLKGNKPLEFRTHRKHRAVLYASDPAFLDAVLADERGWRELTVPSMSMIVFRHEVLTEFSRESLEFIVQEKRGKAP
- a CDS encoding DUF5049 domain-containing protein, which translates into the protein MRVLIKNTDLAGKPLEGEGEVFTGKTSLEIVRAMKGAALFSDQGSFEDYIDMLLRNAKMLAGIDLMVKGDSPEEKADSLLAALIEHGLAEVLEDDAPVRIPVPALVWQGINAVRLSGLTNMLDRPAVVRIARELDFSEAAGWIETHPKEYAEGVFRGFVVEPDGGKS
- a CDS encoding amidoligase family protein, whose protein sequence is MDLRQINFGIEIETVKRTRERVARAVQSVVGGEVRHVGSPASFDPWEITDEQGRTWKVVADGSLINVPGHLRAEVVSPVLAYTDIPTLQEVIRAVRRCGAKIDQRCGIHIHVDATAFDGRTLGNLAKIIYKQEPLILNALGVNETRQRNYSKPVSDDLIRKIERRRPKTKDQLNRIWYGYHNSRPQHFDSSRYHGVNLHNVWYRGTVEFRWFEGTLHAGKVRAYIQLVLAVAAKALNGRAASSRKRRFNPQSARYDFRVFLLHLGLIGDEFKTARKHLLAALPGDSAFKRGRPKPKTQTAVEADVPTEAGPQPRPPAFTGNGTAETDEGGAP